DNA from Arthrobacter sp. PvP023:
ACGCGGAGTACCAGCGCGTTGCCCTGGTCCACCAACCCGATCTCCAGGTCCGCGGAAGCAGCCGGGGCCAGGTGAAAGCGGTCGCCTGCCTTGATGTCCTGCCACTCCGGGTGGATGCGGTCGGCGCTGTGGATGTCCAATCCGGCCAGGTTTTCCAGGAAGTCGTAGCTGTAGAGTCCACCGCGTCCCTGCCCCATCTGCGCCAGCCAAGGCCACACCTCATTCGCCGGAGCCTGGATGGTGATGGCCCGCGTGGACTGCAGGTCCGCAGTGGACAGGAGGTCGTCGCCCGGCAGCCCGCCGTCGGCTTCGGCGTCCGTGGCGCCCCAGCGCAACTGAAAGCGCCGGAACAGGAAGGCGGATGCCACGAGCCAGGCGAACACTGCGGGCTTGGAAAAATGTTTCACGGTCCATGGCTTCGTCATCGGGCAATTCTCCAGACCGCCGATTCCCCTGTCACGGGCCATAAGCCCCGGGCGGCGCTGTGGTTCGCCCATGCAGGCCTCCGCATTGGGGTCTTTCGTCCCTTACCGTTGCTGCGCGGCGCCGCCATCCTTGATGTGGGGCATCTCACGCCTGCGTTACTCACGCACGCACCTTGGGGAGGGGAAATGCTTCGCCGATCAACACCAGGTCTCGCTACAACATTGGGGAAGGGCTGGCGCAGTGCGCCTCCCGGACATAGCAGGAGACCCGGCTTCATGAATCAGCACGCCCGAACTGTCCTGGGTACTCGACCCTCCGTCCTCTCCCGTCATGGAGCCCAATCCACTACGCACTACGAGCACTCTGACCACCGGCTTAAAGTG
Protein-coding regions in this window:
- a CDS encoding SRPBCC family protein, giving the protein MTKPWTVKHFSKPAVFAWLVASAFLFRRFQLRWGATDAEADGGLPGDDLLSTADLQSTRAITIQAPANEVWPWLAQMGQGRGGLYSYDFLENLAGLDIHSADRIHPEWQDIKAGDRFHLAPAASADLEIGLVDQGNALVLRVPPGSPPGPFDFTWAFVLQPQPAGTTRLVVRERYAYRQWWARCMVEVVEVASFVMSRRMLHGIRTRAEGNS